The Psychroflexus sp. ALD_RP9 region ATTAATTTGACTAACCGATAAATTTGAAAGGTATAATTTTAATTGATGGTTTTTGTAGAACAGATACGAAAATAGCCGATGAAAAGTTTTAAAATGTAGTTGAGCAGTTGATTTCAACTGTAATGATAAATTTCGTTCATCAATCTTAAAGTCTATTATATCGCTTAAATTAATTGATGATTTTAGAACTCTGTAGTCGATAAATTCATTTTCAGTAAGCGAAATTATCTTAAACCTTAATGCAATAAGCCTTAATAAAGTTAATCCTAATAAGACATTTATTACTAAGATAAGTACTCCTATTATTTGAAAAAATAAAAATTCGCTATTTAGATTGACTAACGCCACTATTAACAGACCTAAAAAAGACAGAATCAGTCCTATAAAACGCTTCTTCTGATAATAAATCTGCATTTTTTCCTACAAATTCACTGAAAACTCACCTGAAGAAACTTCAATTCCTGTAGTTGTTGTAAACTCAAATGAACCTGAGATCGATGTATCTGTAATCTCTGTAATCGTTAAGCTTCCAGACTGAGCAAACTCGACAGTCTCACTTTCAGAATAACCTAATTGAATGTTGTCTTCTATTGAAACATCATAATTACCTGCCTCAAGTGTATTTGGAAAGACAATGGTAATAACAGCATTATCAACCGAGCCAAAAACTGTAAATACACCACTATTTTCTTCAATATTAACTACAGTAGACTGAAAAGCAGTTGCATTAACATTTGCATTTAAAAATTCATCAGGGTTTGTAGGATCAGTAGGGTCATCAATTTCTGCATCTAGAAGAGGTACATTAAAAAAAGAGCCGCTTCTAATAAAAACTTCGTCGCCTTCAGCATTTTTTAAGTTAAAGAAAAACGTACCATCAAAGCCATTTTCATCAACTTGAGTAATGGTAATTTCACCAACAACATCGTCGTGATTACTAGTGTAAACAACACCATTTACATTCTCATAACTAGCCGTGTTTAAACCGTTTGGTGTTACAGTATAAGTACCAAGATTCATAGATTCTGTTCTAAAACTAATCACTTCAGTCGATGAACTTCTTATAGAAAATAATCCATTTTCATCTACTGAAGCTGTTGCTGAAACTGCCTTATAAAAATCGTTATTAACTAAGCCTTGAACAGTTGCCTCATCTTTAATAATATCATCTGAACAACTGCCAAGAATCAATGCTAAAAAAGCTAGAAAGTAAATCCTCATTATCTTAAAATTTTGTAAACAAATGTAAAATAAAAATTCTAAAAATATAATTGATTGTGTATCAAAAATAAAACTTATCTTTGCGCCTTATTAATAACTAAGGTCGAGAACCTTAAAATTTAATCTTATATGCCAACTAAAATTAGATTACAGAGACACGGTAGAAAAGGAAAGCCATTTTATTGGATTGTTGCTACTGATAGTCGTGAGAAAAGAGATGGTAAATTTTTAGAAAAACTAGGAATTTACAATCCAACTACTCAACCAGCTATTATCGAACTTGATGTTGATAATGCTGTTAAATGGCTGCGTAATGGTGCACAACCAACTGACACAGCAAAACGTATTTTATCTTACAAAGGTGCATTACTAAAAAAACATTTGCTTGCAGGTGTTGACAAAGGTGCTTTAACTGAAGAAGAAGCCAACAAAAAATTTGAGGCTTGGTTAGAAGAGAAAAACGCATCTATTGAAAGCGCTTCTGAGAAAACTCAGAAAGCAAAAGAAGAAGCTAAGCAAAAAGCATTAGACGCCGAAAGAGAAGTAAATGCTAAGCGTGAAGCTGAAGCAAAAGCCGCTGAAGATGAAGCTAAAGCTGCAGAAGAGGCTGCCAAAGCAGAAGCCGATGATGCAACTGAAGAAACTAATGAAGCAGAATCTGCTGAAGAAGAATCTAAGGAAGAAAAAGCTTAAAAAGCACTTTAACGATGACAAAAGATGAATGTTTTTATCTTGGTACTATCGTTAGTAAATTTAGTTTTAAAGGCGAAGTCCAAATCAAATTAGATACAGACGAGCCTGAAACTTACAAAAATTTGGAATCAGTTTTGGTTGAAATCAACCAAAAACTGGTTCCTTTTTTTATTTTACAATCTAACTTACAACGCAGCAATTTACTTCGCGTTAAGTTTGAAGATGTTGATGATGAAGCTGATGCGCTCGAATTATTAAAAAAAGATGTTTACCTGCCACTCACAGAATTACCGGAACTTGATGACGATCAATTTTATTATCACGAAGTCACAAATTATAAAGTGTTTGACAAACACTATGGCGAGTTTGGTAAAATAAAATCTGTAGACAGTACATCGCCCCAAGCTTTATTTATCATCTATAAAGACAACACCGAAATTTTGGTCCCAGTAAACGATGTATTTATTGAAAAAATTGATAAAGCTAATCAAGAAATTCATTTTAACTTACCTGACGGTCTACTTGATCTCTACTTAAAGTAACGTGTCAAAACCATTTCATTTTAAGCAATTTAGCATCACGCAAGCCAATACCGCCATGAAAATTGGCACAGACGGTGTTTTATTAGGTGCTTGGGCAAGCATTAAGCATCAGCCCAACAGCATTTTAGACATTGGCGCCGGCACCGGAATAATTAGCCTTCAACTCGCACAACGCAGCTCTGCACAACTCATAGATGCTATAGAAATTGATCATAACGCCTATGAAGATTGCGTTACTAATTTCGAAAATAGTATTTGGAATGACCGACTATTTTGTTACCACGCTAGCTTACAAGAATTTGTTGATGAAATAGATGAATCTTACGATTTAATTATTTCTAATCCTCCATTTTTTGAACCACAAAACAGCATAAAGTCTAGTGCAAGAACAAATGCAAGATTTACAAACAGTTTAAATTATAAAGAATTACTTCAAAGCGTTAGACAATTACTCAACCAAAACGGAAAGTTTTGCGTGATTATTCCATATCAAAATGAAGCAAAATTCTTAGACATTGCCCAAAGTGTTGAATTATTTCCTACTGAAATTTTGCACGTTAAAGGCCACAAAGAAGCTCCAATTAAAAGAAGTTTGATTTGCCTAGAACACAAATTAAGAACATCAGTTGAAGTTACCGAACTCACAATTGAAATTGAGCGGCATCAATACACTAATGAGTATTTCAACTTAGTTAAAGACTTTTATCTTAAACTTTAAAACTTCTATAATTACAATTTTGAGCACCTTAATATTGGTATTGCTTAATTGTTTTTCAATTTCATAGCCTAAAATTTACAAATTCAATAAAAATATAACACTTGTACCTTGACCAATGCTGTAAGATTAGTTAATTTTGAATTTCAATATAAAATTATGAAACAAGATACTTTTCAAGCACCAGATTACTACAATATAGACGATTTATTAACTGAAGAGCATAAACTTATTCGTGAAGCCGCTCGTGATTGGGTTAAGCGTGATGTAAGCCCAATTATTGAAGATGCGGCTCAAAAAGCTGAATTTCCTAAATCGATTATTAAAGGCTTATCAGACATAGGAGCTTTTGGTCCTTATATACCTGAAGAATATGGTGGCGCTGGTTTAGATCAAATTTCTTATGGTTTAATTATGCAAGAGATTGAACGTGGCGATAGCGGAGTACGCTCTACAGCATCAGTACAATCTTCACTTGTTATGTTTCCGATTTACGCATATGGTACTGAAGCGCAAAAGAAAAAGTATTTACCAAAATTAGCTTCAGGCGAATTTATGGGTTCATTTGGACTTACCGAACCAAATCATGGTTCAAATCCTGGTGGCATGACCACTAATTTTAAAGACAAAGGCGACCACTATTTACTTAACGGTGCCAAAATGTGGATTTCAAATGCACCTTTTTGCGATATTGCCGTTGTTTGGGCAAAGAATGAAGAAGGCCGAATTCACGGACTCATTGTTGAACGCGGCATGGAAGGTTTTACAACGCCAGAAACCCACAATAAGTGGTCTTTAAGAGCTTCAGCAACTGGTGAACTTATTTTTGATGATGTTAAAGTTCCTAAAGAAAATTTACTCACTGGCAAAAGCGGACTTGGTGCGCCATTATCTTGTTTAGACTCTGCTCGTTATGGTATTGCTTGGGGCGCTATTGGTGCAGCAATGGATTGCTACGATACAGCTTTAAGATACGCGAAAGAACGTATTCAATTTGATAAGCCAATCGCTAGCTATCAATTACAGCAAAAAAAATTAGCCGAAATGATTACCGAAATCACTAAAGCACAATTGATGGCATTAAGATTAGGACAACTTAAAAATGACGGAAAGGCTACAACAGCTCAAATTTCTATGGCTAAACGTAATAATGTTGAAATGGCTATTAACATTGCTCGTGAAGCAAGACAAATTTTAGGCGGCATGGGAATTACAGGCGATTACAGTATCATGCGCCATATGATGAATTTAGAAAGTGTCATAACTTACGAAGGCACACACGATATTCACCTACTTATAACAGGAATGGATATTACTGGAATTCCAGCTTTTAAATAAACCTATAATTTTTTCCTAATTATTTAACTCAAAAAAGCAGCTTTAGTTAGCTGCTTTTTATTTTTAACCAAAAATTTGCTATGTCAATTTCACGACTTAAAAACCATACAAAATCATATAGAGAAAATCTATTAAAACATGAATTATACAAGCATATTGAATCGCCACAAGATTTACAA contains the following coding sequences:
- a CDS encoding DUF6252 family protein; the protein is MRIYFLAFLALILGSCSDDIIKDEATVQGLVNNDFYKAVSATASVDENGLFSIRSSSTEVISFRTESMNLGTYTVTPNGLNTASYENVNGVVYTSNHDDVVGEITITQVDENGFDGTFFFNLKNAEGDEVFIRSGSFFNVPLLDAEIDDPTDPTNPDEFLNANVNATAFQSTVVNIEENSGVFTVFGSVDNAVITIVFPNTLEAGNYDVSIEDNIQLGYSESETVEFAQSGSLTITEITDTSISGSFEFTTTTGIEVSSGEFSVNL
- a CDS encoding 30S ribosomal protein S16 gives rise to the protein MPTKIRLQRHGRKGKPFYWIVATDSREKRDGKFLEKLGIYNPTTQPAIIELDVDNAVKWLRNGAQPTDTAKRILSYKGALLKKHLLAGVDKGALTEEEANKKFEAWLEEKNASIESASEKTQKAKEEAKQKALDAEREVNAKREAEAKAAEDEAKAAEEAAKAEADDATEETNEAESAEEESKEEKA
- the rimM gene encoding ribosome maturation factor RimM (Essential for efficient processing of 16S rRNA) — translated: MTKDECFYLGTIVSKFSFKGEVQIKLDTDEPETYKNLESVLVEINQKLVPFFILQSNLQRSNLLRVKFEDVDDEADALELLKKDVYLPLTELPELDDDQFYYHEVTNYKVFDKHYGEFGKIKSVDSTSPQALFIIYKDNTEILVPVNDVFIEKIDKANQEIHFNLPDGLLDLYLK
- a CDS encoding tRNA1(Val) (adenine(37)-N6)-methyltransferase, producing MSKPFHFKQFSITQANTAMKIGTDGVLLGAWASIKHQPNSILDIGAGTGIISLQLAQRSSAQLIDAIEIDHNAYEDCVTNFENSIWNDRLFCYHASLQEFVDEIDESYDLIISNPPFFEPQNSIKSSARTNARFTNSLNYKELLQSVRQLLNQNGKFCVIIPYQNEAKFLDIAQSVELFPTEILHVKGHKEAPIKRSLICLEHKLRTSVEVTELTIEIERHQYTNEYFNLVKDFYLKL
- a CDS encoding acyl-CoA dehydrogenase family protein, giving the protein MKQDTFQAPDYYNIDDLLTEEHKLIREAARDWVKRDVSPIIEDAAQKAEFPKSIIKGLSDIGAFGPYIPEEYGGAGLDQISYGLIMQEIERGDSGVRSTASVQSSLVMFPIYAYGTEAQKKKYLPKLASGEFMGSFGLTEPNHGSNPGGMTTNFKDKGDHYLLNGAKMWISNAPFCDIAVVWAKNEEGRIHGLIVERGMEGFTTPETHNKWSLRASATGELIFDDVKVPKENLLTGKSGLGAPLSCLDSARYGIAWGAIGAAMDCYDTALRYAKERIQFDKPIASYQLQQKKLAEMITEITKAQLMALRLGQLKNDGKATTAQISMAKRNNVEMAINIAREARQILGGMGITGDYSIMRHMMNLESVITYEGTHDIHLLITGMDITGIPAFK